A genomic region of Leptolyngbya sp. NIES-2104 contains the following coding sequences:
- a CDS encoding TIGR02466 family protein: MPIETWFPLAIYYEDLPDAEKHRQSLTEAVLKLESEVTESRNHPGMAWTGDIHGVNQIHTHPDFAWIVEQVERHVLIYLQDIGVDLSKVDLYIQRAWSILSRTEEEVGAHSHNTAHISAVYYIQVPTDEMGDPGTLVFFNDARVNEVCPGLGSENTDIVDADNYLNQLYAAYPPIEGRLVIFPAKQRHAVTMNETEELRVSLSFDIVITAIETSAGTYEFLTPPPSQWKRFG, encoded by the coding sequence ATGCCGATCGAGACTTGGTTTCCCTTAGCGATTTACTATGAAGACTTGCCAGATGCCGAGAAACATCGACAAAGTTTGACAGAAGCAGTTCTGAAGCTAGAGAGCGAAGTGACTGAATCTCGAAACCATCCTGGAATGGCTTGGACGGGCGATATTCACGGGGTGAATCAGATTCATACTCATCCAGATTTCGCTTGGATTGTAGAACAAGTGGAGCGGCATGTTTTAATTTATTTACAAGACATTGGCGTTGATTTGAGCAAAGTTGATTTGTACATTCAACGGGCTTGGTCAATTCTTTCTCGCACCGAAGAAGAGGTTGGCGCTCATTCTCACAATACGGCTCATATCAGCGCAGTTTATTACATTCAAGTTCCAACCGATGAGATGGGCGATCCAGGAACTTTAGTGTTTTTTAATGATGCGCGGGTGAATGAGGTCTGTCCGGGGTTGGGAAGCGAGAATACAGATATTGTTGATGCTGATAACTATCTCAATCAGCTTTATGCCGCTTATCCACCGATTGAGGGTCGATTAGTAATTTTTCCAGCAAAGCAGCGTCATGCCGTTACGATGAATGAAACTGAGGAACTGCGAGTGTCGTTATCGTTTGACATTGTGATCACAGCGATCGAAACATCAGCGGGAACATATGAGTTTTTGACACCTCCTCCGAGCCAGTGGAAACGATTTGGTTAA